In the Populus trichocarpa isolate Nisqually-1 chromosome 1, P.trichocarpa_v4.1, whole genome shotgun sequence genome, aaaattaatttttagtaaaataaaattcaaaatttaagggAATGCGGTTCCAAATAAGATCATAGTCTTGAGGTGTACGTGGAAGGTCAAAATTGTGTATTTAGCAGGGTTGAAAGATGTTCTGTGTTTATAAATGtaataatggttgttttttaaattgttttccatttaaacatgtatttaaaaataatttatatttttttaaaaaaataacattaatatatcaaataaaaaaatattaatttaaaaacaaaataagcacATGTGGTGTAAGGATGGCTTTGTTGTTGTAGGTGGGTTCGGTAGAGAGGTTAGAGGGTCCCTTTTGTCTGcttttttaaagagtttttgaCATGAAAGTTGCTGCCATAACCCCTCCCCTGTAGCCTACGTCAttgctgttgttgttatttCCCGTACCTTTCCTCTTTTCATATTTGTGCCATGATGCTTCTATCTTAGGGCATGaggtatgtttatttttatactttaaaattgtttttaaaaagggttttattttattattaaattaatattttttagtatttttatattattttgatgtggtactgtcaaaaataattttttaaaaataaaaaaaattattttaatatattttcgagtaaaaacactttaaaaagcaaccgcaactatTCTtctaaacaagctattaatatCTATAATTAGCTGCTCTGCTGCCTTTACCTTCTACCTACCTATCTTTAGACTCTGAATCGTTTCTTATTTGTAAGAATAAAACAGGATTGTGATCATGGGATTTTCCTCTGATTGGGTGATTATTTAATGGTGAAAACCAACATTAAAGATGGCTCGAGGAAGACTAAAAATCAGTGTGTTTCTCTTTAaacttgttcttttttaattaatcaaaacgCATCACTTCATGTAAAAcgttgtggtttttttttctttctcttctctaatTAGAATTAGGTTTTCTAATTAAAGTGGCATCCATCTTCaaactcatctttttttttccacagcCTTTTACTCTTTAGCTCTTGTTCTTCGCATCGTTCTATTTTTTGTCAATTCCACATCTTTTgtcttaatttatttcaattatatccctAACCGAATTAAAACAAATTCCTTGATCTCTTCACTGTATTGATTTTAGTTCttagatttttcattttaaagctGATTTGGTGCCCAATTTCAACTTTCTTCTTCAATCAAGCCCACAATTGGTTTTATAACTTGGCTATTTATTTCAAACCCATCCttgaactttcaatttcttttaattctatccaaattaaatcaaattaagcccttctctcaatttcttcttcaatttaacctaaaatttttcaaactcaatttttatctGTGATACTCAATTATTGGTTTGATTATGGCTTCTTACAATTTATTAGCTACAAAGAATAGATAGTAGATAATAGATACATAGGAGTTTTTCTAAAATCTTGAAGACGTGTTATTCTCCAAATTACAAGCTTAAatagaaaggaagaaaagaaaatggcaaaataacattattatcCCGATTAGGTTTGATAAGATTCTAGAAAAGGATACGGTGCTAATATGAATTGTTGGACTCCTAAGTCCATCTTCGATCTTCATGTGCTCCACCTCCTCTTGAAGTGAGCAAAGAAAGGATTCATTGCGAATTACAACTTGGTGTAACAAAGAGTGGATATCATGGGTTTTAATTAGGCTGAGTTGCAAAGGGAAATGTAATGTTGTGTCCCATGATTGAAGATGAAATACCTTCtacatctatttttaaaataggaaaaaattaaGGTTTGCTCTCCCTGTGATCTTAAATTGAAGCCATGTGGTTGTTAATTTTGATGGCAATtgaagacttacatgatcgttagtTTCAGGACCCGTAAGAATTAGTCGAGTTGCGCGCAAGTTGGCTCAAATactttatatgaataaaaaaatatatatatatatacaagaagGAAGTTGCGAGGATAACACCAGGGTAATATTGTGAAGCCTCAAAAGATGTGTAAAGGTAATTGATAAGCTTTTAAAAGCTGAAAGCACCAACTCCATATATATTTTGGTGTTCACATGGGTACGTaaaagcactaaaaaaaaatacatttttttctcttctctaatgatttttcctttttttgtttgaaatataagTACAATAATGCACCAAAAAATTATGAGATAATCTACGTCTAGCCTTTGATCATTCCACGCCTTTACGGGTATTTTATATCTGATAGCAAGTACGGGGTTTCtgcataaaatataaaagctccaattttttatttcaaccaaTAAGATTGTGGTAGGGCTACTAGCGTGATTTTTCCATTTTACAAACACCTTTTTGCTGAGGCATGTACTTGCGTGAGACGCACATGAAGGAAAAGCGCGTGTGAAAGGGTGTTTAGtaccttttgcttttgctttccaAACTAATTGGGATTTTGTTAAGAAGGTTCCTCAGGAAATCAATAATAAGAAAGAGACGGGGGAGACAGGAATTGCGTGGTGCTGCACCTACTACACTGAGTGGTCCCTCTCCGACCAGGCCAATGGGGACCGGGAGTACCACGAAACAACATTCCAAGCCCCGCGCTTGGGCTTCCGGGAAGGGGTGAAGTAGGCTTCCGGGGCTTTTGAGCTAGACATGAGGGTATGGTAAAGAGATTTGTTactttagaaaatttaaaaaattaaaaacactatagaaaaactcttaattttttttatttatatcttcactagttaaaatataaaaaacatataattatactaaataaaaaaagtaggaAATATAATCCCttccaatagaaaaaaaactggaaaggCATATgaataaagaatatattttcttaaaaaaactacCATGTTAGTTTTTCCGGgttgaaaaaaaactcatcttcAAATCCAGTATATAGTTAAAAACTATTATCTATCAAGAACTTCATTTTATGTGTAAATCACCTCGTGAGTCcctaatagttttttattggtCATCCCATCATGAATCCTTAACACAACATCTTTATGTATATTGCCCCTTTGTGGATCTTTAAGGTAGCGTTTAGATACTGTCACATGACAAAAGAGACATAAATAGTGAGAACAAAAATGTGTTTGGTTGAGGACATCATCGTAGGGTTAAACTCGGTCCTTAATtcattaactttgttttttttttttaatgattaaaacggtatcattttaatccttttttataagtttatttttttgtcgaCCCTCCTGACTTTTTGACTCGAACCTTGCCTAAGATCAACCTCTgggttgagttttataattatggttgtgggtaaaatcaatatttttattagattaaattggatcaattttttctctatttttttaaactcaaactATTCCAAGCTCCGGGTTGCCGGGGTCCTGGACCGGTCCTGATTTTATAATTAGGGTTATTATATTATCATGAATTTCAatacttaatataaactaaaataaaatatatttatttattttaatatgtaagttttacaataatacatattaaaggtaaaatatatatattttttcatattttattatgtcttaTTCACCTTTAACCAAACAAAAGATAAAGTCACCCACATTGTCTTATACACTATTACTAAATACAATTTCATCtgtcttctatttttatattgtctCCACAATTCtcattgtctttgtttttttttttttttcatgttttagaacaataatcaaattttaCTCAACACAATGTGTTACTTATTTATAAGTTGCACCACCAGGATTTCAAATAACAACAATTGACGCATATAGATATAACACATGAATGTCTTTTGCTTAAGGAATAACCTCCTCATACTCTCATATACAAGCACATTGTATTCTACAACCTCTTCTAGCAATGATTGTTTTACAATACAAAACGAagcaaaataaacttttaggATCGTTAGATTCTCTTCCAACCATGATTGTtctacaacaaaataaaatacccaTCGAAAATTGTTGTGttatgacacgaccaaagagttgatgtcttcttctAAGTGtaagagtgtcaaagtaataaataacctggcaagaTCGGGGTCAAACCACATGGAgattaactgtataaactataaataaagaaatagataataacagaaaaggagttgaagagagttttgagatgtgatattgatataaggattaaacaaggataaaataattgtcaaggttagaggatccactaatggtatttcaaacaagtatagtataaactctttttattactcaactagaaaccacacacaaaggaggttccaatcagattataaattgttaacatgattacattagttattttattcgaataatgctattacttgtaaatgttatcaggtattcatgattataacttatgttaacaacaaacaagttcctttcatagcacaggtgtcggttataccatacggttgggctatgaaagtgccaagtatttgttgtaccaagggttatacaatataaatctagattaaccatttaacaagcaaagtattaaaagtgaacaagataacaaatacaaaacatgttagtatcaaatattagagtccatgttgagtttatactatacttattcttacaccattagtgtaaccttttcacattgacataataaacttagctaaacataatgaaagagagaaacataaataaacaagataagaacataaataagatataagttaactaagtaaaggaaaggaaatgaaaagcataaacaatagattaatataaacaaaacttaagcattacaaaaatataaagaaagagagtaagaacatgatcttgatctgaaaaccaagatgcctaaatgcatggcaaatgtctccttttataggccaaaattcaaaactattaatttgatgactaattgttgagtgggtggccacatcttgacttgatgacaatccttattttcttgtctgaataaaacgtcattgctaacgttAGAATTtaaacagatagtcttcatgaaagttctagaaaattgtctcaactttccaacagaaaaagaatcggtgcatttggacttctaaaactcgagatatgggctgaacactgaacggtgtctgggctgcaggacaaattatgacttctccgttgttgctataatttgaacttgaaaacgatatttttgaatcttgaactcttcatgaaagttttagctttatgtcttagcttttcatcCATATAGACCAggcctaaatccaagttctacagattcaggtatgatccaataatcaaatagtgttccagtttgaactgaaccagcatctcttttctaagcttgcccctctctttgtcttctcaatttcagtagttaagctcatcaatcaatcatttgatttatgtgacagacctgcatttaagatgaacatttaccataaattaaaagtatCTGATAGTATCAgagttgttattataaaacatgttttagttaaggagttattgatacttcaagtgcaaaatgatgatatataaccttgataaaaatacacttttaaatactaatcatGTTATGATACCAATTGACACAAATGGAAGCGAAGAATAAATGAATTTGTTATATGCAAAActcccaaagaaaaaaaatactataaatatagAGAGACTCTcaaatatctaattttattaattcatgtCTAAACTTACCAAAACATTTATTACAATCAATTAATAGAAAAGGCtagaaaactataataatactaaaaataaaaaaactaaaaaaaattcccttcaaataaaaaaaatattttcctaaaaaactcCTGTATtgctatttatataatttatttaattttagatatattaatatataaacatagtattttcattaatatatttttacttgccACAACGCAACGACCACCACACCTACAGGCTATCCTAAATGCCAAACACGCGCTCAGTTCTTACATCAACCATTAGTGTGTACCCTCCTcaccaaaaaagaataaaaactctCACAACCAAACCCCAATTCACAGCAAAACCATAACCACAATTCCCACTTCTCTCTTATCTATACAATATCCcatctcctttttcttcttttatctcttGCTCTCATCAAAATCCCAGCACCTCTCCTCTCGCTGCTAATAAACTTCAACTCCCATTTCTGCGGCGGCGGCTGCAGCCCAGtggttcttgttttttctttatttattgtgatctgtaaaaaaaatctaaagagtaCAAGAACAAGGGTTAAAATCCCAGGGTAGACAAGTTGTAGACATCACGGCTATACACGGAGTAACTCGGTCCCTAATTCATGTCCGGGCTGTTCGACGTAAGGGCTGTGTAATAGAGAGCAGCAACCCTTCGCCGCACGGTGGACGTGGTGCTTTACCCTCGGAAGGCGGTAGCCCTTCTGATCTCCTCTTTCTAGCTGGTGgcggtttcttcttcttctgtttagTAGTAGTTTAGtgctattgttgttgttaattattattattattattattaaatctaaaataaaaagccAGTCTGCAAATAAGTAAAAGTATTAGATCTCGAATAAGCGAACAAGATGATGCTAAGGATCAAGAGGGTTCCTACTGTTGTTTCCAATTACCAGAAAGAGGACGGTAATGAGGGTTCTCGCCGCGGAGGGGGCTGCGGCCGCAATTGCCTTCAAAATTGTTGTCTTCAAGGTacttgcttttgttttcttttctttttttaatctttaattgaGGCGTTTCTGGAGTTTTAACTGGTTTGATTTATGGTTACTAAACATTTGGGTAGACGCATGCCTTCCTTTATATGCTTTCAAGAAAGTGGACAGTATTGTCTCTAAGAAGAAGGGTGTGGGTGTGTTTGAGTATGACAAGGGGGAGCCTCCAGTTGCATTCCTCGACTCGCTTCTTCTTGGGGAGGTATAATTACTTAACCAGCACAAGTCTTtcgaattgaaatttatttatttattcttctaTTCGCAGTTGAGTTATCAGTATCAGTTTACATTTTGTACCTGTTTGAATTTTCAGTGGGAGGACCGTGTGCAGAGAGGGCTCTTTCGCTATGATGTTACTGCCTGTGAAACCAAggtcttttctcttcttcttcttactattattatttggtTGTGATATGAAAGTGGTTTGGCACAgcttctgcttctttttttaagtgtttttggcttaaaaaagcattaaattgattattttttagtgttctatgatggttttgatgtgatgattcattttgatgcatttttaaatgaaaagcacCTTGTAACACAATTCCAAACACCCTCGAAAATGAgtcaattataataatattctaGTATTTACTTAATCGGATATGAGATTTATGCCAAAATATTTGGTGATGTTGTTTTAGGTGATACCGGGTCAGCATGGTTTTATCGCTCAGCTGAACGAGGGCCGTCACTTGAAGAAGAGGCCAACTGAATTCCGTGTTGATAAGGTTCTTCAGCCCTTTGACGGAAACAAATTTAACTTCACTAAAGTTGGCCAAGAAGAGGTGCTCTTCCAGTTTGGTGCAAGTGAAGATGGGGAAGTTCAGTTCTTCCCAGATGCACCTATTGATCCTGAGAATTCTCCAAGCATGGTCGCCATCAATGTAGGTCATTTGTTCTTGTAATAGATCACTTTTCCTGCCTCATTGATTGTGGTACTTGAGTAGAGCTGTATGATGGTGGTTAATTGCTTTTGCTGTGTCAATTTAACAGGTGAGCCCTATTGAATATGGGCATGTGCTGTTAATCCCACGTGTTCTGGACTGCTTGCCACAGAGGATTGATCGTGATAGCTTCATGCTTGCAATTTACATGGCAGCTGAAGCTGGGAATCCATACTTCCGACTGGGTTACAATAGCTTGGGTGCTTTTGCAACCATTAACCACCTTCACTTTCAGGTTACTATCCTAATAGCTCTATACTTTTTGACTTGAATATTCATATCCCTTACAAGTAGTAGGTGAATCTTTTGATAATGAAAAGGCAATTTGATAATTTCCATGGAACAGGCTTACTACTTGGCCGTGCCATTTCCGATTGAGAAGGCACCCACCAAGGAGATAACTACATCAGATGGTGGCGTGAAAATCTCTGAGCTTGTGAATTATCCTGTGAGAGGCCTAGTCTTTGAGGGTGGAAATGCCCTGCTAGATTTATCAAACGGTGTCTCGGATGCCTGCATTTGCCTTCAAGAAAA is a window encoding:
- the LOC7470803 gene encoding GDP-L-galactose phosphorylase 1: MMLRIKRVPTVVSNYQKEDGNEGSRRGGGCGRNCLQNCCLQDACLPLYAFKKVDSIVSKKKGVGVFEYDKGEPPVAFLDSLLLGEWEDRVQRGLFRYDVTACETKVIPGQHGFIAQLNEGRHLKKRPTEFRVDKVLQPFDGNKFNFTKVGQEEVLFQFGASEDGEVQFFPDAPIDPENSPSMVAINVSPIEYGHVLLIPRVLDCLPQRIDRDSFMLAIYMAAEAGNPYFRLGYNSLGAFATINHLHFQAYYLAVPFPIEKAPTKEITTSDGGVKISELVNYPVRGLVFEGGNALLDLSNGVSDACICLQENNIPYNVLIADCGNRIFLLPQCYAEKQALGEVSPELLDTQVNPAVWEISGHMVLKRKKDYEEASEENAWRLLAEVSLSEERFQEVTALIFEAISYRSCVIGTDSENLLEDVNVEHQLVEEVNAINESSHQAMVTGNQDCLVLH